In a single window of the Nilaparvata lugens isolate BPH chromosome 1, ASM1435652v1, whole genome shotgun sequence genome:
- the LOC120353679 gene encoding uncharacterized protein LOC120353679, with protein MTDAELEILMSNSWSCNKCEAKLRSQRNDNTVATPVKSSPGNASTLSDVSADCFRTTMSDLEKKFGEGQARLELSLETCLNKISANSDTLIRLEGIIKAQQDIILHLKTENTKLKTSVEVLNDRVDSLEQYGRRNMLEIHGVPTVHGENTRDVVLATCKAVGVDLGPEAIDSCHRLPKGANQHSPGIIVKFVRRDDAHKVLDKKKHVRRLSTRDVGFQAEDRPVFINLSLTLPPAVAWPSTVIQTQPNPAVYLGDFNSHHEQWKYRHCDANGEAVVRWAEDENLNLVYDAKDRFTFSSAAWRQGYNPDLCFASTDERGKPLPVSRRVLCDFPHSQHRPVIIRLGIQIPLVTSIPRPRWNFRKANWELFSNELDKCLGWIPPTSKNCSRFIGAVISTAKKCIPRGYRREYVPGWSQDSEELYHCFNETGDQEVADQLLQSLDSARKQKWMETVESLNFQTSSRQAWTLLRKLGSAAPAQRPKTGVSPNDVASHITATSRVPKDKEHSIKIKHELKKLKNEAMATEYGQPFSPEEIGFALRDTKPGKAPGFDNINPEFLINCGKYAKVWLARFFTDIMQTGNIPKELKQSKIIAILKPGKPADLPASYRPIALLSVLFKLLERLIYNRICQKIFDVIPIEQAGFRPKRSTCDQVLSLTTFIERGFQERLKTSAAFIDLSAAYDTVWREGMIYKFLQVIPCKLTARLLNNMLSDRTFQVIMGANKSTQRKLKNGLPQGSVLAPLLFSLYIADLPETQSKKFGYADDWVLATGSKSFEEAEEVLTQDLEKLGRYFRQWRLKPNASKTEVSCFHLNNKLAKKELKIQFENTLLLHNSTPKYLGVTLDRTLSFKAHLTKTAEKLRTRNNVVQKLCGTSWGASASTLRSTALSLVFSAAEYCAPVWLNSPHTHRIDAQLNNTMRMISGVIKSPTEWLPVLSHIPPPNLRRKNALIREFEKISNNPDLRIHEDIENANKTRLRSRKPPTKTAIDTATEQNFNLLSAWQQEWTMKQRDQIPWFSQKPPGFGLPRKAWSTLNRIRTKHGRCGDLLYKWGKIPSPSCECGEKQTIDHIVKECAITAFRGGTEEDFLMATPESIAYLNGLDI; from the exons ATGACTGATGCAGAATTAGAGATCCTGATGTCGAATTCTTGGTCGTGCAATAAATGTGAGGCTAAGTTACGCAGTCAACGAAATGATAACACAGTTGCAACGCCGGTGAAATCATCGCCAGGTAACGCTAGTACTCTGTCCGACGTATCAGCGGATTGCTTCAGGACAACTATGTCCGaccttgaaaaaaaatttggtGAGGGTCAGGCAAGATTAGAACTTTCGCTTGAAACTTGTTTGAATAAGATCAGTGCAAATTCTGACACATTAATTAGGCTGGAGGGTATAATAAAGGCCCAGCAGGATATAATATTGCACTTAAAAACTGAAAACACTAAACTAAAAACAAGTGTAGAGGTGCTTAACGATAGGGTGGATTCACTCGAACAGTATGGCCGTAGAAACATGCTCGAGATACACGGGGTTCCTACTGTGCATGGGGAAAATACTAGAGACGTTGTGCTAGCCACGTGTAAAGCAGTCGGAGTTGACCTGGGTCCGGAGGCGATAGACAGCTGCCACCGCCTGCCCAAGGGGGCAAACCAACACTCCCCCGGGATCATCGTCAAATTCGTACGACGAGATGACGCGCACAAGGTACTAGATAAGAAGAAACACGTGAGGAGACTTTCCACTCGCGACGTCGGATTTCAAGCGGAGGATCGCCCAGTGTTCATCAATTTGTCACTTACTCTG CCGCCGGCTGTGGCATGGCCAAGCACAGTAATCCAAACACAACCTAACCCTGCTGTATACTTGGGTGACTTCAACAGCCATCATGAACAGTGGAAATACAGACACTGTGATGCAAATGGGGAAGCTGTAGTGAGATGGGCCGAGGATGAAAACTTAAACCTTGTTTATGACGCCAAGGACAGATTCACATTCAGCTCGGCTGCTTGGAGACAGGGATACAACCCAGATTTATGTTTTGCATCAACTGATGAGAGAGGCAAACCTCTACCAGTCAGCCGCAGAGTTCTTTGTGACTTCCCCCACAGTCAACACAGGCCAGTTATAATAAGGTTGGGCATCCAAATCCCATTAGTAACCTCCATACCTCGTCCTCGGTGGAACTTCAGAAAAGCTAATTGGGAACTCTTCTCAAATGAGTTGGACAAATGCCTGGGATGGATCCCACCTACCAGCAAAAACTGTAGCAGGTTTATTGGAGCAGTGATTAGCACTGCTAAGAAATGCATTCCCAGGGGGTATCGCAGGGAATATGTTCCAGGCTGGTCTCAAGATAGTGAGGAACTCTACCATTGCTTTAATGAGACTGGTGATCAGGAGGTGGCAGACCAACTTCTCCAAAGCCTTGACTCTGCAAGAAAACAAAAATGGATGGAAACAGTAGAAAGTCTCAACTTCCAGACCTCAAGCCGCCAAGCCTGGACTTTGCTGAGGAAATTGGGCAGTGCAGCACCTGCCCAGAGACCAAAGACAGGTGTCAGTCCAAATGATGTAGCATCTCATATAACAGCCACATCCAGAGTACCAAAAGATAAGGAACATTCAATTAAGATTAAGCATGAActgaaaaagctgaaaaatgAAGCAATGGCAACAGAATATGGTCAGCCTTTTTCACCTGAAGAAATTGGATTTGCACTCAGGGACACAAAGCCTGGTAAAGCACCAGGATTTGATAACATAAATCCAGAATTCCTTATCAACTGTGGAAAATATGCTAAAGTATGGCTGGCAAGATTTTTCACTGATATTATGCAGACAGGTAACATACCAAAGGAATTGAAGCAATCAAAAATAATAGCAATTTTGAAGCCTGGAAAACCTGCAGACTTGCCAGCAAGCTATAGGCCTATAGCATTACTATCAGTACTCTTCAAATTACTGGAAAGGCTAATCTACAACAGAATTTGTCAGAAGATCTTTGATGTAATACCAATTGAACAGGCTGGTTTTAGACCAAAGCGAAGCACCTGTGATCAAGTTCTGTCACTTACCACATTCATTGAAAGAGGATTCCAGGAGAGGCTTAAAACCTCCGCTGCTTTCATCGACTTGTCTGCAGCCTATGACACAGTTTGGAGGGAGGGTATGATATATAAGTTTCTTCAGGTAATCCCATGTAAACTGACAGCTCGTCTTCTAAACAACATGCTGAGTGATCGTACATTCCAAGTCATCATGGGTGCCAACAAGAGTACAcaaagaaaactgaaaaatggCCTGCCACAAGGCTCAGTCCTTGCACCTTTGCTCTTCAGTCTTTACATTGCTGACTTGCCAGAGACTCAGTCTAAAAAGTTTGGCTATGCTGATGATTGGGTACTAGCAACTGGGTCTAAATCATTTGAAGAAGCAGAGGAAGTCTTAACTCAAGAtctggaaaaacttggaagataTTTTCGACAATGGCGCTTGAAGCCAAACGCCAGCAAGACAGAGGTTTCATGCTTCCACCTAAACAACAAACTTGCCAAGAAAGAactcaaaattcaatttgagaacaCATTGCTCCTCCATAACAGCACTCCTAAATACCTCGGCGTAACACTCGATAGAACTCTCTCCTTCAAAGCCCACTTAACAAAAACAGCGGAAAAGTTGAGGACCAGGAATAATGTTGTTCAAAAGCTTTGTGGAACTAGCTGGGGGGCTTCAGCTTCAACCCTGCGCTCAACAGCTCTGAGTCTTGTATTTTCTGCTGCTGAATATTGTGCACCTGTGTGGCTAAACAGTCCTCACACACACAGAATAGATGCCCAACTCAACAATACAATGAGAATGATTAGTGGAGTCATCAAATCACCTACTGAATGGCTTCCAGTTCTAAGCCACATACCACCACCAAACCTGCGTCGTAAAAATGCTCTCATcagagaatttgaaaaaatttcaaataacccAGACCTGAGAATACATGAGGATATTGAAAATGCAAATAAAACCCGCTTGCGATCAAGAAAGCCACCAACAAAAACTGCAATCGATACTGCTACAGAACAGAACTTCAATTTGCTTAGTGCATGGCAGCAGGAATGGACTATGAAGCAGCGAGATCAAATCCCATGGTTCTCCCAAAAGCCACCAGGTTTTGGCTTACCAAGGAAAGCTTGGTCGACTCTAAACAGAATTAGAACCAAGCACGGTCGATGTGGTGACTTGTTGTATAAATGGGGCAAAATACCATCGCCCTCCTGTGAATGTGGGGAAAAACAAACAATTGACCATATAGTGAAAGAGTGTGCAATCACAGCCTTCAGAGGAGGAACAGAAGAAGATTTCTTGATGGCAACTCCAGAGTCAATAGCTTACTTAAACGGACTGGATATATGA
- the LOC111054839 gene encoding zinc finger protein Elbow, whose protein sequence is MIASNGNQYIRPEYLTPLPTTLDAKKSPLALLAQTCSQIGADTPGGKSLLPPLDKTKKTESRDKISPSSSVSSCSPNTTKSSFKPYELQPYKEQQDERVASRVRTPLKTPTPAQNGARCPSNQSAGSPRASPGSRKTPTATNQDAKGTTVVENGPSSSSSSSPSKVEVTKLPTVTTSAPSYLNGYPGPSPLDVMASSLLSHPLKAASVNPYLNYSRLKAGEGLVPPVCRDPYCTGCQLNSHLLAASGKGGAPCPAGCTQCDGKSGFLPHSSAVAAAYAHAQLAALAAASQLPYVCSWIAGDAAYCGKRFSTSEELLQHLRTHTSDSLLTSPSAGVLHRTYPTPPLSPLSSPRYHPYGKPPLLPPSLSSAFPLHPHPGLPPYFSPYSLYGPRLGASPGMHP, encoded by the exons ATGATTGCGTCAAATGGAAACCAGTATATCAGACCGGAGTACCTGACTCCTCTGCCTACAACA TTGGATGCGAAGAAGAGCCCCCTGGCGCTGCTGGCTCAGACCTGCAGCCAAATTGGAGCGGACACTCCTGGAGGTAAATCGCTGCTGCCGCCACTCGACAAAACTAAGAAAACCGAATCAAGGGACAAAATCTCACCTTCGTCTTCAGTTAGCAGTTGTTCACCCAACACTACCAAGTCGAGCTTCAAACCGTACGAGTTGCAGCCGTACAAGGAGCAGCAGGATGAGAGGGTGGCCAGCCGCGTGAGGACGCCGCTGAAGACGCCGACGCCAGCTCAGAACGGCGCCCGCTGTCCTAGCAACCAGAGCGCCGGCTCACCGCGAGCCTCGCCCGGCAGCCGCAAGACTCCCACTGCTACCAACCAGGATGCCAAAGGAACCACCGTCGTCGAGAACGGACCGTCCTCCTCGTCTTCATCTAGTCCCTCTAAGGTGGAAGTCACCAAGTTACCGACAGTCACCACCTCAGCCCCAAGCTACCTGAACGGCTACCCTGGTCCATCTCCACTGGATGTGATGGCCTCCAGTCTGCTCAGTCACCCCCTGAAGGCAGCCTCCGTCAACCCCTACTTGAACTATTCTCGACTGAAGGCCGGCGAAGGTTTGGTGCCCCCCGTGTGCCGGGACCCCTACTGCACTGGCTGCCAACTCAACTCACACCTTCTGGCAGCGAGTGGCAAGGGGGGTGCCCCCTGCCCCGCCGGCTGCACCCAGTGTGATGGAAAGTCGGGCTTCCTGCCTCACAGCTCAGCTGTAGCAGCCGCTTATGCGCATGCGCAACTCGCAGCTCTGGCTGCTGCCTCTCAACTACCCTACGTCTGTTCTTGGATTGCTGGTGATGCGGCTTATTGTGGAAAACGCTTCTCCACTTCCGAGGAGCTTCTCCAGCACCTCCGCACGCACACATCAGACTCACTGCTCACGTCACCATCTGCAGGAGTCTTGCATCGCACCTATCCGACCCCCCCTCTCAGCCCCCTATCCAGTCCCCGCTATCACCCCTATGGAAAACCGCCTCTTCTACCGCCTTCGCTGAGCTCTGCCTTTCCTCTTCATCCCCATCCTGGACTTCCTCCCTACTTCTCGCCATACTCGTTGTATGGTCCTCGCTTAGGAGCATCTCCCGGCATGCATCCATAA